The Pedobacter mucosus genome window below encodes:
- a CDS encoding cytochrome b/b6 domain-containing protein has translation MKEIKEKHSFLMRWTHWVNFPVLAVMIWSGLFIYWANDAYGISIFGISYIKFFPEWFYNYFHIPQRLAEGMAYHFLFMWFFFINGLLYIIYTIFSGAWRELIPQKNSFKEAWFVLLHDLHIRQSIPPQKKYNAAQRIAYTAIILMGFGSVITGLAIYKPVQFYWLCWLCGGYHFARIIHFALTIGYVFFFLIHVIQVALAGWNNFRSVVSGFEVIENTEKVNEEKTEKNGTADKKES, from the coding sequence ATGAAAGAGATAAAGGAAAAACACTCCTTTTTAATGCGTTGGACACATTGGGTAAATTTTCCGGTGCTTGCAGTTATGATTTGGAGTGGATTATTTATTTATTGGGCAAATGATGCTTACGGAATCTCCATATTTGGGATTAGCTATATCAAATTTTTCCCTGAATGGTTTTATAATTACTTTCATATTCCACAACGCCTTGCCGAAGGAATGGCCTACCACTTTTTATTCATGTGGTTCTTTTTTATAAATGGATTGCTTTACATCATTTACACTATTTTTTCTGGTGCTTGGCGAGAGCTTATCCCTCAAAAAAATTCATTTAAGGAAGCATGGTTTGTTTTACTTCACGATTTACATATCAGACAATCTATTCCTCCACAAAAAAAATATAATGCTGCTCAACGAATTGCTTACACGGCAATTATATTAATGGGTTTTGGTTCTGTAATTACTGGACTTGCCATTTACAAACCAGTTCAATTTTATTGGCTTTGCTGGCTTTGTGGCGGTTATCATTTTGCCAGGATAATTCATTTTGCACTCACTATTGGCTACGTATTTTTCTTCTTAATACATGTTATTCAGGTTGCCCTTGCGGGATGGAATAATTTCAGGTCAGTTGTATCAGGTTTTGAGGTTATAGAAAATACAGAGAAAGTTAACGAAGAAAAAACAGAAAAAAATGGAACAGCCGATAAAAAAGAAAGTTAA
- the istA gene encoding IS21 family transposase: MSKIRQILRMYSQGRSKLSIATQVGVSRNTAKRYFSAFDSGGCTFEQINALNDKELEDFFGKSRERAPDSRLLTLQRCFPGIDKELKRTGVTRVMLWEAYLKEFPNGFHYTQFCFYYNQWKSRVNPVMHLDHKAGDKLFVDFAGQKLSIVDQETGEVIDVEVFVAILGASQLTYVEAVLTQQKEDFISACENTFHYISGVSAAIVPDNLKAAVTKSNKYEPTLNETFADFADHYGTTILPARAYRPRDKALVEGAVKIAYSRIYAPLRKHVFHSLTELNAAILVALEVHNSQPLKGRNYSRRLQFEEIEREALNPLPVLKYEFKKQHHATVMKNGHVNLGPDKHYYSVPFRFIGKKVKILYSRSNVEIFYHYERIAMHKRIKSPYSYTTDKDHMATTHKFVTDWTPDRFLEWASSIDEDVRLYILKILDRKQHPEQAYKSCVGILSFAKKAGNQRLINACRRALGFGIYSYKTIQTILERNLDQYEESLFADELPMPSHDNIRGGDYYK; encoded by the coding sequence ATGAGCAAGATAAGACAGATTCTCAGAATGTACAGCCAGGGGCGAAGCAAGCTTTCCATAGCGACCCAGGTCGGTGTTTCCCGCAATACAGCAAAAAGATACTTCAGTGCGTTTGATTCCGGTGGGTGTACATTTGAACAGATAAATGCACTTAATGACAAGGAGCTTGAGGATTTTTTTGGAAAGAGCCGGGAACGGGCACCCGATAGCCGTCTTTTAACTTTACAACGTTGTTTTCCTGGTATTGACAAAGAACTTAAACGCACTGGGGTAACCCGTGTGATGCTCTGGGAAGCTTATCTAAAGGAATTTCCCAATGGCTTTCATTACACGCAGTTCTGCTTCTATTATAACCAGTGGAAGTCCCGTGTGAACCCGGTGATGCACCTTGACCACAAGGCGGGCGATAAACTCTTTGTTGATTTTGCCGGACAGAAACTCTCCATTGTTGACCAGGAAACCGGTGAGGTGATTGATGTCGAGGTATTCGTTGCCATCCTTGGTGCCAGCCAGCTTACCTATGTGGAGGCCGTACTCACACAACAGAAAGAAGACTTTATATCTGCGTGCGAGAATACATTCCATTATATTAGTGGGGTCTCAGCGGCCATTGTTCCCGATAACCTCAAGGCAGCGGTAACCAAGAGCAACAAATACGAGCCTACCCTGAACGAGACCTTTGCGGATTTTGCCGACCATTACGGAACAACTATTCTGCCGGCACGGGCATACCGCCCAAGGGACAAGGCGCTTGTAGAAGGGGCTGTCAAGATCGCCTATAGCCGGATCTATGCGCCGTTGAGAAAACATGTCTTCCACTCCCTTACAGAATTGAACGCCGCGATACTTGTGGCGCTTGAGGTGCACAATAGCCAGCCACTTAAGGGAAGAAACTATAGCAGGCGCCTCCAGTTCGAGGAAATTGAGCGGGAGGCACTCAATCCCTTGCCAGTACTGAAATACGAGTTCAAGAAACAGCACCATGCAACGGTGATGAAGAACGGACACGTCAATCTTGGTCCCGACAAGCATTATTATAGCGTCCCTTTTCGTTTTATAGGTAAAAAGGTCAAGATACTCTACTCCCGGTCAAATGTGGAGATCTTCTATCACTATGAGCGCATAGCGATGCATAAGCGGATTAAAAGCCCCTATAGTTACACCACCGATAAGGACCATATGGCCACTACCCATAAGTTCGTGACGGACTGGACACCGGACCGTTTTCTGGAGTGGGCATCCAGCATAGATGAGGACGTCAGGCTTTATATCCTCAAGATACTCGACAGAAAACAACATCCTGAGCAGGCTTATAAATCATGCGTGGGCATATTAAGCTTTGCGAAGAAGGCTGGGAACCAGCGGCTGATCAATGCCTGCAGACGGGCCCTTGGCTTTGGGATATACAGTTATAAAACCATACAGACCATACTTGAGCGCAACCTTGACCAGTATGAGGAAAGCCTGTTCGCCGATGAACTGCCAATGCCATCCCATGACAACATCCGTGGGGGCGATTACTACAAATAA
- a CDS encoding sigma-70 family RNA polymerase sigma factor, translating into MTINQFTTYASKYDHELRNFAMKFTRDLDDADDLMQDTMVKAIRFFDRFEEGTNLKGWLFTIMRNTFINSYRKGTKVRDLITQSEEISNENLAYSSTSNKAVSDFVMGDIKGALAKLPQHLSIPFVKYVEGYKYHEIAEELGIPLGTVKTRIHEARKHLSKTLKVYKDSVN; encoded by the coding sequence ATGACTATCAATCAATTTACCACTTACGCATCAAAATATGATCATGAACTGCGTAATTTTGCGATGAAGTTTACCCGTGACTTAGACGATGCCGATGATCTTATGCAGGATACAATGGTTAAAGCGATTCGATTCTTCGATCGTTTTGAAGAAGGAACAAACCTAAAAGGTTGGCTATTTACTATAATGCGTAACACATTCATAAATTCATACCGCAAAGGCACTAAAGTTCGTGATTTAATAACACAATCTGAAGAAATCTCAAATGAGAATCTTGCATATAGTTCAACATCCAATAAGGCTGTAAGTGATTTTGTAATGGGTGATATAAAAGGTGCTTTAGCAAAGTTGCCTCAGCATTTATCAATTCCTTTTGTAAAGTATGTTGAAGGTTATAAATATCATGAGATAGCAGAAGAATTGGGCATTCCATTAGGAACTGTTAAAACAAGAATACATGAAGCTCGTAAACACCTCTCCAAGACGTTGAAGGTTTACAAAGATAGCGTTAATTAG
- a CDS encoding molybdopterin-dependent oxidoreductase, translating to MEQPIKKKVKAPLSIEHKIKRRNFISFGAFFALGGSAIVGWKWLLDAPEETPGITAGAKAPLRKALNKTELLFRNFFSNNHLVKTYPNELAAKSVRVNSLIGLEDDEDFDEKNWKLEVKTGTMQSLRIGIEEIKALPKTEIVFDFKCVEGWDQIQHWGGVKLSDFLSHFKLDKLSEKNYMGLETPNGKYYVGLERDSVLHPQTILAYEMNGKPITNEHGAPLRLIIPVKYGIKNLKRIGLMSFSDSRPKDYWSEQGYDYYSGL from the coding sequence ATGGAACAGCCGATAAAAAAGAAAGTTAAAGCGCCGCTCAGTATAGAGCATAAAATAAAACGCCGAAATTTTATTTCGTTCGGTGCATTTTTTGCTTTGGGTGGTAGCGCCATTGTAGGTTGGAAATGGTTACTCGATGCACCTGAAGAAACACCCGGAATTACCGCCGGCGCAAAAGCACCTTTAAGAAAAGCCTTGAATAAAACCGAACTTTTATTCCGTAATTTCTTTAGCAATAATCACTTGGTTAAAACCTATCCGAATGAACTTGCTGCAAAAAGCGTTCGTGTAAACAGCTTGATTGGTCTTGAAGATGATGAGGATTTTGACGAAAAAAATTGGAAGCTTGAGGTAAAAACCGGTACAATGCAATCGTTACGCATCGGCATTGAAGAAATTAAAGCATTACCTAAAACAGAAATTGTTTTCGATTTTAAATGTGTAGAAGGCTGGGACCAAATTCAACATTGGGGTGGTGTTAAGCTCAGTGATTTTTTATCGCACTTTAAACTTGATAAGCTGTCCGAGAAAAATTACATGGGACTTGAAACGCCAAATGGCAAATACTATGTTGGTTTGGAAAGAGATAGTGTTTTGCATCCGCAAACCATTTTAGCCTACGAAATGAACGGTAAGCCTATTACAAACGAACACGGAGCACCGCTTAGGTTGATTATTCCTGTTAAATATGGAATTAAAAATCTTAAAAGAATCGGCTTGATGTCTTTTAGCGACAGCCGACCAAAGGACTATTGGTCGGAACAGGGCTATGATTATTATTCAGGTCTATAA
- the istB gene encoding IS21-like element helper ATPase IstB yields MNTNTLDKMRRLKFYGMFHAFKSSIETGQTTEYTADELLAHLIEAEWDDRQNRKIERQILYARFRYKASIEDLHYHVERSIDRNQIMRLADCTFIDRFENLLITGSTGIGKSYLASAIGYQACMLGYRVLYGSTPKLFAKLKMAKADGSYIKEVSRIEKQQLLILDDFGIQPFDSQSRAALMEIIEDRHGKTSLIITSQLPVSKWHEVIGEKTIADAILDRIVHDAHRIELKGESMRKKRTVAPENTYL; encoded by the coding sequence ATGAATACGAATACACTTGACAAAATGCGAAGGCTGAAGTTCTACGGAATGTTCCATGCCTTCAAGAGCAGTATTGAAACCGGGCAGACCACAGAGTATACCGCTGATGAGCTGTTGGCCCATCTAATAGAGGCTGAATGGGATGACAGGCAAAACCGAAAGATTGAACGCCAGATCCTTTATGCCAGGTTCCGTTACAAGGCATCTATCGAGGATCTGCATTATCATGTAGAAAGAAGTATTGACAGGAACCAGATTATGAGATTGGCGGACTGTACCTTCATCGACAGGTTTGAAAACCTACTCATAACAGGAAGTACTGGGATAGGAAAAAGTTATCTTGCCTCAGCAATCGGTTATCAGGCATGTATGCTCGGTTACAGGGTTCTGTATGGAAGTACACCAAAGCTGTTCGCAAAGTTAAAGATGGCAAAGGCTGACGGATCCTATATCAAAGAGGTCTCACGTATTGAAAAACAACAGCTTCTGATACTGGACGATTTCGGGATACAGCCATTTGACTCACAAAGTAGGGCTGCCCTTATGGAGATCATTGAGGATAGGCATGGTAAGACATCTCTTATTATAACATCACAGCTGCCGGTAAGTAAATGGCATGAGGTAATTGGAGAAAAAACGATTGCAGATGCAATCTTGGACAGGATTGTTCACGATGCCCACAGGATAGAACTCAAGGGCGAATCGATGCGCAAGAAAAGAACCGTTGCTCCCGAAAATACCTATCTGTAA
- a CDS encoding DoxX family membrane protein gives MFLIKNFTESRIVAWKARNGMNILRVCLGIIFIWFGILKFFPGLSSAEEIAGRTILKLTFGALKPSVSMPILGIWECIIGLGLITKAWLRLVLILLYLQMAGTFLPLVFFPHETFNHSVFVPTLLGQYIIKNFILISGGIVIGATLKGGKLMAVPLGDKAIKLEKRFGRIRRLLKIEPV, from the coding sequence ATGTTCCTAATTAAAAACTTTACCGAAAGTCGTATTGTGGCTTGGAAAGCCCGAAATGGCATGAACATTTTACGTGTATGCCTTGGCATAATCTTCATCTGGTTTGGTATACTAAAATTTTTTCCGGGTCTTAGTTCAGCTGAGGAAATTGCCGGAAGAACCATACTAAAGCTGACTTTTGGAGCATTAAAACCATCAGTTTCGATGCCCATATTAGGCATCTGGGAATGCATTATTGGTTTAGGTCTTATCACAAAAGCCTGGCTTAGGCTCGTTCTTATTCTTTTATACCTTCAGATGGCAGGAACCTTTCTTCCACTTGTTTTCTTTCCACATGAGACTTTTAATCATTCTGTCTTTGTGCCAACACTGCTTGGACAATACATCATCAAGAATTTTATACTCATCTCGGGTGGAATAGTTATCGGTGCAACACTAAAGGGAGGTAAGCTTATGGCTGTTCCATTGGGAGATAAAGCAATTAAGCTTGAAAAACGCTTTGGCAGGATCCGAAGATTATTGAAGATAGAACCGGTTTAA
- a CDS encoding peroxiredoxin-like family protein, with amino-acid sequence MKRIILFIALFIAVISNAKAQKGLSVGANAPAFSGIDQNGKKISLQTLLKGHKSVVLFFYRGQWCPYCNKHIKELQDSLQLLTSKDAYVIGITPETNENIAKTIKRTNAGFSIIQDKDDDIMKAYGVNFMMDDATFSKYKGYRIDLEANNGNTRHTLPVPATYIINRSGKIKFVHFDPNYQKRASINVLLKAL; translated from the coding sequence ATGAAAAGAATTATACTATTTATTGCACTGTTTATTGCGGTAATTTCAAACGCGAAAGCTCAAAAAGGATTATCTGTAGGAGCAAATGCCCCAGCTTTTAGTGGGATAGACCAAAATGGAAAAAAAATAAGTTTGCAAACTTTGTTAAAAGGACATAAATCGGTTGTACTTTTTTTCTACCGTGGCCAATGGTGCCCTTATTGCAACAAGCACATCAAAGAACTTCAGGATTCCTTGCAGTTACTTACAAGTAAAGATGCTTATGTTATTGGCATTACTCCAGAAACCAATGAAAACATAGCAAAAACAATAAAGAGAACTAATGCAGGTTTTTCCATTATACAGGATAAGGACGATGATATTATGAAAGCTTACGGTGTCAACTTTATGATGGACGATGCGACTTTTTCAAAATATAAAGGCTATAGAATTGATTTGGAGGCTAATAACGGTAACACCCGCCATACGCTTCCTGTACCCGCAACCTATATTATTAATCGTTCTGGAAAGATAAAGTTTGTACACTTCGACCCGAATTATCAAAAAAGAGCTTCCATAAATGTTTTGTTGAAAGCGCTTTAA
- a CDS encoding response regulator: protein MIKRKILVVDDDNTHLAIIRTFLVKHQFDVQVLISPLFITEFIKIYGPDLIIMDINLGDFDGRLVCDKIKADVETANIPIILLTSLSHSEIARIECLADAIMGNPFEGKFLLSNITDLIIN, encoded by the coding sequence ATGATCAAAAGAAAGATTCTTGTTGTTGATGACGATAATACACATCTTGCTATAATTAGAACATTCTTAGTTAAACATCAGTTTGATGTTCAAGTGCTCATTAGCCCCTTATTTATTACAGAGTTCATAAAAATCTATGGTCCTGATTTGATTATCATGGATATTAATTTAGGCGACTTTGATGGTAGGCTAGTCTGTGATAAAATAAAAGCAGATGTAGAAACCGCCAACATTCCTATTATTCTCCTCACTAGTTTAAGTCATAGTGAGATTGCTAGGATTGAATGTTTAGCTGATGCTATTATGGGCAATCCGTTTGAAGGCAAGTTTTTGTTATCTAACATAACGGACCTCATTATAAATTAG
- a CDS encoding LuxR C-terminal-related transcriptional regulator, with amino-acid sequence MQQEVLNNIADGLTNSVIGEKLFISKRTVEGVRAALLIKTKTLNTASLITYAFRNGHLVS; translated from the coding sequence ATGCAGCAGGAAGTATTAAATAATATTGCAGACGGACTTACAAACTCGGTGATTGGTGAAAAGCTCTTTATAAGCAAGCGTACCGTTGAAGGGGTTAGGGCAGCGTTATTAATTAAAACTAAAACGTTGAATACTGCTTCGTTGATAACTTATGCATTCCGTAACGGCCATTTGGTATCTTGA
- a CDS encoding response regulator transcription factor: MNKILVIDDDPPTLDAIKLLFEMENYDVIALDSCTDLLKVLAAFEPDIILMDVILGTVDGRTVCKELKSLYNIHIPVILMSVVSSFQENTFIPLCSDDFINKPFDLELMLSKVEYLLNRSRMTII; encoded by the coding sequence ATGAACAAGATTCTAGTAATTGATGATGATCCCCCAACACTTGATGCCATCAAGTTGCTGTTTGAAATGGAGAATTATGATGTGATTGCTTTAGACAGTTGTACTGACTTACTCAAGGTCTTGGCGGCTTTTGAACCAGATATTATTCTAATGGATGTAATATTGGGTACAGTCGATGGTCGGACCGTTTGTAAGGAATTGAAGAGTTTATACAATATACACATTCCAGTGATTTTAATGTCAGTAGTCAGTAGCTTTCAAGAGAATACATTTATACCGTTATGTTCAGATGATTTTATCAATAAGCCGTTTGATTTAGAACTAATGTTAAGCAAAGTTGAATATTTATTAAACAGATCCAGAATGACTATTATTTAG
- a CDS encoding DUF5694 domain-containing protein translates to MKFYIIISILFLSSVRGYCQNIKILLVGASHDYSKSQPQNLSYIHEKILEFKPTAFFGEFLSSEDEQSLMDYWCKSDNLKRLERLRFNRNIPAFTLPRLIDSLNTVLASDTGNIYVKADLAHAYYLKQDVANGHLYYWQVYDFLTKSSDRKLERYVDNLLSPKEDVNGRSMKRLITSEYALIAFPIMKELKLKHMLSMDCQDYDLNWTASAVSFHDKFEVFRTDTLKADHQLKETILKKRESGFKKYAQNERGLENFTEWLNTDEAASILASGDFFFPELYNFKDFPKEEMLSQIHWWLKRNKEMCNNVLKRSRLQKAKRVVVMVGANHRKFMQDMFEAMPGVEVISVMQKDSNN, encoded by the coding sequence ATGAAATTTTATATCATTATATCTATATTATTCCTTTCGTCTGTAAGGGGATATTGCCAAAATATAAAGATTCTTCTCGTTGGCGCCTCACATGATTATAGTAAATCCCAACCTCAAAATTTATCTTACATCCATGAGAAAATACTGGAGTTTAAACCAACTGCTTTTTTTGGCGAATTCCTTAGTTCGGAAGATGAGCAAAGTTTGATGGATTATTGGTGTAAATCCGACAACCTTAAAAGATTGGAAAGATTAAGGTTTAATAGAAATATTCCGGCATTCACGCTTCCTAGACTGATTGATAGTCTAAACACCGTATTGGCTTCAGACACGGGAAATATTTATGTAAAGGCAGATCTTGCACATGCGTATTACCTTAAACAAGATGTTGCAAATGGGCATCTTTATTATTGGCAAGTATATGATTTCTTGACAAAGTCCTCGGACCGAAAGCTAGAACGCTATGTAGATAATCTACTTAGTCCAAAGGAAGATGTTAATGGAAGGAGTATGAAGCGGTTAATTACCTCCGAGTATGCCTTAATCGCCTTCCCAATAATGAAAGAACTCAAGCTAAAACATATGTTGTCAATGGATTGCCAAGACTATGATTTGAATTGGACTGCGTCCGCAGTTTCTTTTCATGATAAATTTGAGGTATTTAGAACGGATACGCTTAAAGCAGATCATCAATTAAAAGAAACTATCTTAAAGAAGAGAGAAAGTGGTTTTAAAAAATATGCTCAGAACGAGAGGGGCCTGGAGAATTTTACCGAGTGGTTAAACACCGATGAGGCAGCAAGCATATTAGCCTCAGGTGACTTTTTCTTTCCAGAACTTTATAACTTTAAAGATTTTCCTAAAGAAGAAATGTTATCTCAGATTCATTGGTGGCTAAAGCGAAATAAAGAAATGTGTAATAACGTTTTGAAACGATCGCGCCTGCAGAAAGCAAAGCGGGTCGTTGTGATGGTAGGCGCTAACCACCGAAAATTTATGCAGGATATGTTTGAAGCAATGCCAGGTGTAGAAGTTATCTCCGTAATGCAGAAAGATTCAAACAATTGA
- a CDS encoding response regulator, whose amino-acid sequence MRRILVLDDSTDILFILQLLLEEEGYEVKCIEDALNLMPLVIDFKPELIIMDIQLGRYDGRALCEHLKVIEQTRDIPIVMMSAKTNILEMNGYTCKAQEFITKPFDIDYMVKTVSYHLGK is encoded by the coding sequence ATGAGGAGAATATTGGTTTTGGATGATAGTACTGATATATTATTTATCCTTCAGCTACTTTTGGAGGAAGAGGGCTATGAAGTTAAGTGCATTGAGGATGCCCTGAATTTGATGCCATTAGTTATTGATTTCAAACCTGAGCTTATAATTATGGACATACAATTGGGAAGATACGATGGAAGAGCACTTTGCGAACATCTAAAAGTAATTGAGCAAACTAGGGATATACCAATTGTTATGATGTCTGCAAAGACAAACATACTTGAAATGAATGGCTATACATGTAAGGCTCAGGAATTTATTACAAAGCCATTTGATATTGATTATATGGTTAAAACAGTGTCTTATCACCTAGGTAAATAA
- a CDS encoding DUF1223 domain-containing protein, with the protein MVKKLAFLLITFSTVSLAFTSKQDKPAAEGFAVIELFTSEGCSSCPPADALIAKIEKENSDRPVYILAYHVDYWDRLGWKDSFSNAINSKRQRQYANWLRLSSVYTPQIVVNGSQEFIGSEEKTLRNAVQNALSQTSLNHLEINIEEQTATNISLSYQRNQRVQGDNLVIAIVSPSATNKVERGENKGRILHHVQIVNNFETFNLNGKEKGLVNLALGSMKNDFELIAFLQNANSGQIMAATKLPLKRTIK; encoded by the coding sequence ATGGTTAAAAAATTAGCATTTCTACTTATAACGTTTTCTACAGTAAGCTTAGCCTTTACTTCAAAACAAGATAAACCCGCAGCGGAAGGTTTTGCGGTGATCGAATTATTTACTTCTGAAGGTTGCTCTAGTTGCCCACCTGCGGATGCATTGATCGCAAAAATAGAAAAAGAAAACTCAGACAGACCTGTTTACATCCTTGCTTACCATGTAGATTATTGGGATAGATTAGGCTGGAAAGATAGCTTCAGCAATGCCATAAACTCGAAAAGACAGAGGCAGTATGCAAATTGGCTACGCCTTAGTAGCGTTTACACTCCTCAAATTGTTGTAAACGGAAGTCAGGAATTTATTGGTTCTGAAGAGAAGACGCTTCGCAATGCCGTTCAAAATGCATTATCGCAAACTAGCCTAAATCATTTAGAAATTAATATTGAGGAACAGACTGCTACAAATATTTCTTTAAGCTACCAAAGAAACCAACGAGTGCAGGGCGATAACCTTGTTATAGCAATTGTAAGTCCAAGTGCAACAAATAAAGTTGAACGCGGTGAAAACAAAGGTAGAATACTTCATCATGTACAAATTGTAAACAACTTCGAAACCTTTAACCTTAATGGTAAAGAAAAGGGCTTGGTCAATTTAGCTTTAGGGAGTATGAAAAATGATTTTGAACTAATTGCTTTCCTGCAAAATGCTAATAGCGGACAAATTATGGCAGCTACAAAATTGCCATTAAAGCGCACAATTAAATAA
- a CDS encoding TonB-dependent receptor → MKFSYGIAGSDNISSYSTQSSLSRIAFGFDETAVPAYAFSPKIGNIDLTWEKTRTGDFGIEMGLFKNRITATFDYYNSDTYDLLLNRSLPPSSGATTVTQNIAKTKNKGFEIYISSKNLDGKDFKWSTNLTFSRNVERIVELAGGAQSDVINSWFVGSPIQAFYDYEKKGIWQLGEEVEAAKFGQKPGDIHVTDLNGDGKIDATNDRKIIGSNRPKWSGGFENTFSYKSWDLNVYVFARIGQTIYPDFLRRYDTQGVGNSTTVINYWTPENASNDYPRPNKNVSLASTLYSSSLGYVDGSYVRLRNITLGYKFSENILKKSFVKSLRLYATARNPFTYTKSDLLKEYDPERGGSENSPMTKLYTFGINATF, encoded by the coding sequence GTGAAATTTAGTTATGGTATTGCCGGAAGTGATAACATCAGTTCTTACTCAACACAAAGTAGCCTATCGAGAATTGCTTTTGGCTTCGATGAAACCGCTGTTCCCGCCTATGCTTTCTCACCAAAAATTGGCAACATTGATCTTACATGGGAAAAAACCCGCACGGGAGATTTTGGTATAGAAATGGGCCTGTTTAAAAATAGGATCACAGCCACTTTCGATTATTATAACTCTGACACATATGATCTGCTATTAAACAGAAGTTTACCTCCCTCAAGCGGAGCTACTACAGTAACACAGAATATTGCAAAAACTAAAAATAAAGGGTTCGAGATCTATATATCTTCCAAAAATTTGGATGGAAAAGATTTTAAATGGTCAACCAACCTCACCTTCAGTAGGAATGTAGAACGTATTGTTGAATTAGCTGGAGGTGCACAGTCTGATGTGATTAACTCTTGGTTTGTGGGCTCACCCATTCAAGCCTTTTACGATTATGAAAAAAAGGGCATCTGGCAACTTGGAGAAGAAGTAGAAGCTGCGAAGTTTGGTCAGAAACCAGGTGATATTCATGTTACTGATTTAAACGGTGATGGAAAAATCGATGCTACAAATGACCGCAAGATCATTGGAAGTAATCGACCAAAATGGAGCGGAGGTTTTGAAAATACTTTCTCATACAAATCTTGGGATCTTAACGTTTATGTTTTTGCCAGAATAGGCCAAACCATTTACCCAGATTTTTTAAGGCGTTACGATACACAAGGTGTTGGAAATAGTACTACAGTCATTAATTACTGGACTCCAGAAAATGCTAGTAATGATTACCCTAGGCCAAATAAAAATGTATCGCTTGCCTCAACGCTTTATTCGAGTAGCTTAGGATATGTCGATGGTTCATATGTAAGACTTAGAAATATAACTTTGGGATATAAATTTTCTGAAAATATATTGAAGAAGTCCTTCGTCAAGTCTTTACGTCTTTACGCAACAGCTAGAAATCCTTTCACTTATACAAAATCAGACCTTTTAAAGGAATATGATCCAGAACGCGGCGGCTCAGAAAATTCGCCAATGACCAAGCTTTATACCTTTGGAATAAATGCAACTTTTTAA
- a CDS encoding sigma-70 family RNA polymerase sigma factor, protein MNEEKQGLLVTNHFYSDPVTWVEKYADYLYRFAVSRLRDEEIAKDLVQDTFLAALQQLARFNGNSSEKTWLAAILKNKIADFYRKQASRGLKEIRQSESEQLEFFDAENGHWNAIYAPQAFGLETDNPLLIKELGNILTGCLKKLPPLWFSVFSMKHMDDSASEKICIELKLTDANFWVIMHRTKLNLRACLQKHWN, encoded by the coding sequence ATGAATGAAGAAAAGCAAGGTTTATTGGTAACCAATCACTTTTATAGCGACCCTGTAACCTGGGTTGAAAAATATGCTGATTATCTTTATCGTTTTGCCGTTTCGAGATTAAGAGATGAGGAAATAGCAAAAGATTTAGTACAGGATACTTTTTTGGCTGCATTGCAGCAATTAGCTCGTTTTAATGGAAATAGTAGCGAAAAAACCTGGCTTGCTGCAATTCTGAAAAACAAGATTGCTGATTTCTACAGAAAACAGGCATCAAGAGGATTAAAGGAAATCAGGCAATCGGAATCTGAACAATTGGAATTTTTTGATGCAGAAAACGGACACTGGAACGCTATATATGCACCCCAAGCATTTGGCTTAGAAACTGATAACCCGCTGCTAATTAAAGAGCTGGGTAACATTCTAACAGGCTGCTTAAAAAAATTACCTCCGCTTTGGTTTTCTGTATTTTCGATGAAACACATGGATGATTCTGCTTCAGAAAAAATTTGTATTGAACTAAAACTTACTGATGCTAACTTTTGGGTAATTATGCATCGCACAAAACTAAACTTGAGGGCTTGCCTTCAAAAACATTGGAATTGA